A segment of the Pseudomonadota bacterium genome:
GTTGATGACCTTGTTGGGTGTATGCTTTTGGCAGCATTGACTGACAGGGCTTATGGAAAGGTTTTTAATGTTGGCACAGGCGTGCCAGTAAGCTTCAACGAACTTGCAAAGAGGATTGTACAGGTAGCAGGTTCCGGCAGGGTAAAATTTACAGAGTTTACAAAGGAGAGGAAAGAGGTCGAGCCGGGCGATTACTATGCTGACATAACACGGATAAAGAAAACAGTAAATTGGGAGCCCGGAATATCGTTGGAGGAGGGTATAAAAAGAACAATAGATTATTACAGAAAGTATAAAAGGGAGTACTGGTAATGTTGGTAAGGATGTTTGACCTCGAAAGAGACCATCAGGAGATAAAGAGAGAACTTGTTAAGATTTTTAAGGATGTGTTGTCAAAGGGGGAGTATATCCTGGGGAAGGAGGTGAAGGCATTTGAGGAAGTCTTTGCTCAATACATTGGGGTCAAGCATGCGGTAGGGGTTGGAAATGGTACCGATGCCCTAAGGATTGGCGGTCTTGCCTGCGGGGTGAAGGCAGGGGATAGATTTGTGACAACGCCAAATACATATATAGCC
Coding sequences within it:
- a CDS encoding DegT/DnrJ/EryC1/StrS family aminotransferase — protein: MLVRMFDLERDHQEIKRELVKIFKDVLSKGEYILGKEVKAFEEVFAQYIGVKHAVGVGNGTDALRIGGLACGVKAGDRFVTTPNTYIASAMALSIQGLIPTFCDIETETYNMDPESLESVLSKGKGIKLCIPVHLYGHPCRMDEILDICKRYNV